CGGTCGCGCTCGGGATGCTGTCGATCCTTGCCAACCTTTGGGTGAACGCGGCCCGCGCGGAAAGGGCGGCGCTATCCCTGCCCCGGCGCTGACCCCGCCGGAGAAGCCGTCCGCGATCCTTCTGGTCAAGCCGGGCATCGTCGCGGCGGTGACCCTGGCCGGCCTCTCCGGGATGGTCCTCGCCGGGCGGGACGTGCCGAAGCCCGGAAAGGCGCTTCTGACGCTGGCCTGCATCCTCGCGGCGGCGGGCGGTTCCGCCGCCCTGAACACGGTCCTTGACGCCGGGATCGACGAGAAGATGCCGCGCCTGGCCCGCCGGATCGCCTCGCTGCGGGCCCTCGGACGCGGGAACGTCGTGGCGGCGGCGTTGGCCGCGATTGCCGCCTCGCTGATCCTTTCGGCCCGCTACCTCAACGCGACGACGTGCCTTCTCCTCGCCGCGGCGGCGGGGGGGTACGCGATCCTGTACACGCTGGTATGGAAGCGCCGCTCGCCCTACGGGACGATCCCCGGGGCCGTCCCCGGGGCCCTGCCGGTCCTCATCGGGTACGCCGCCGTGAACCCGCGCCTCGGGATGGACGGCGTTCTCCTGTTCCTGATCCTCGTCCTCTGGCAGCCGCCCCACTTCTGGGCCCTGGCGCTGCGCCACCAGGCGGAATACCGCGCGGCGGGCGTCCCGGTCCTGCCCGTGGCGTTCGGCGAGCCGTACACGAAGGTCCTGATCTTCCTGTACGCGGGGGCGCTGCTCCCCCTTTCCTTGTCGCTGTGGGCGCTGGGGTACCTTTCCGCCCTCTTCGGGTGGGCGGCCTTCCTTCTCGGGACGGGCTTTCTCGTCGAATTCTACCGGGACACGGTGGCGAGCCGCCGCTTCGGCCGCGCGTTCGCCGCCTCGATCGTCTACCTGGTGCTGCTGCTCCTCGCTCTCCTCGCCGACGTCCTGTTCCGATGACACCCTCCT
The window above is part of the bacterium genome. Proteins encoded here:
- a CDS encoding protoheme IX farnesyltransferase; translated protein: MGERGPRGKGGAIPAPALTPPEKPSAILLVKPGIVAAVTLAGLSGMVLAGRDVPKPGKALLTLACILAAAGGSAALNTVLDAGIDEKMPRLARRIASLRALGRGNVVAAALAAIAASLILSARYLNATTCLLLAAAAGGYAILYTLVWKRRSPYGTIPGAVPGALPVLIGYAAVNPRLGMDGVLLFLILVLWQPPHFWALALRHQAEYRAAGVPVLPVAFGEPYTKVLIFLYAGALLPLSLSLWALGYLSALFGWAAFLLGTGFLVEFYRDTVASRRFGRAFAASIVYLVLLLLALLADVLFR